The Rhizobium sp. WSM4643 genome contains the following window.
CCGAACGTAAGCTCCGCGTCGGCGAGCAGCTCGAACTGGTCAACCTGACGAAATGGGCAGGCCGCAAGGTCAACGAGCTTTCCGGCGGCATGCAGCAGCGTGTCGGCCTTGCCCGAGCCTTTGCCACCGGCGCCCCGATCCTGCTCATGGACGAGCCTTTCTCGGCGCTCGACCCATTGATCCGCACCCGCCTGCAGGACGAGCTCCTGGAGTTCCAGCGGCGGCTGAAGAAGACCATTCTTTTCGTCAGCCACGATCTCGACGAGGCCTTCCGCATCGGCAATCGCATCGCCATTATGGAGAGCGGCCGTATCATTCAGTGCGGAACGCCGCACGACATCGTCAAGAATCCCGCAGACCAGTATGTCGCCGATTTCGTGCAGAACCTCAATCCGATCAACATGCTGACTGCGGCCGACGTGATGCAGCCAGGCCTCGGCCAGACTGCCGCCGGCATGAGTGTCAGCGCTACAGCCCGTGCCGCGACGCCGCTGATCGATGTCCTCGACGCCCTGGCCCGCCAACCCGGCAGTATCGGCATCGTCGAGAACGGCGCGATTGTCGGTACCATCTCCGCCCAAGACATTGTCGCCGGCCTCACCCGCCATCGCCGCAAGCAGGAAGCTTGATGTTTTCGATCCGCTTTGCCACAAAGCGGATATGAAAGATCCGGCCTCACCCTTACGCGAAACCGACGACGATGCCCGCAAGCTCGCCCGCGTGCTTCTGCGCTCCGCCCGGCACGCGGCGATTGCCGTTCTCGACCCCGAGACCGGCTTTCCCTTTGCCAGTCGCGTGCTGGTCGCCACCGATATCGACGGCGCCCCCGTCATCCTCGTTTCGAAGCTATCGGCCCATACGAGGGCGCTTGCCAGAGACCCGCGCGCCTCGCTCCTGACCGGCGAGCCCGGCAAGGGCGATCCCCTCGCCTTTCCGCGTCTGACGACCCAGTGCCTGGCAGAACCCGTCGAGCGCAGCAGTGCATTCTACGAGCGTATCCGCACGCGTTTTCTCGCTCGCCACACCAAAGCGAAGCTTTATATCGACTTTCCTGATTTCCTGTTCTTCCGTCTTAAGCCGGAACAGGCCAGCCTCAATGGCGGCTTCGGCCGCGCCTACCAGCTCGATGGAAACGATCTCATAATCCAGTCGGCGGCGAATGAGGCAATCGCCACCGAGGCGGCAGAGACAGTGCGAGATTTAGTAGAACGCCATCCCGATGTCGCTGAAGCCCTCGCTATCAGGCTGAAGGCGCCGGAATCGGGTCCTTGGCGCATTTGTGGTATCGATTCCTCAGGTTTCGACATGATTTCCGGCGACTTGCTGCTGCGATACGAGTTCGAAACCCTCGCTGTGGATGCCGATCACATTTGTTCAAACATGACTAAAATAGCATACTCGATA
Protein-coding sequences here:
- the choV gene encoding choline ABC transporter ATP-binding protein; protein product: MTAVNFNNVSIIFGDRPETALAMVDQGKSRDEIGAATGLVLGVADASLTIEEGEILVLMGLSGSGKSTLLRAVNGLAPVVRGDVAVSTTTGPVNPYRCNAKALRDLRTHTVSMVFQQFALLPWRTVAENVGFGLELAGMPEAERKLRVGEQLELVNLTKWAGRKVNELSGGMQQRVGLARAFATGAPILLMDEPFSALDPLIRTRLQDELLEFQRRLKKTILFVSHDLDEAFRIGNRIAIMESGRIIQCGTPHDIVKNPADQYVADFVQNLNPINMLTAADVMQPGLGQTAAGMSVSATARAATPLIDVLDALARQPGSIGIVENGAIVGTISAQDIVAGLTRHRRKQEA
- a CDS encoding HugZ family pyridoxamine 5'-phosphate oxidase, translated to MKDPASPLRETDDDARKLARVLLRSARHAAIAVLDPETGFPFASRVLVATDIDGAPVILVSKLSAHTRALARDPRASLLTGEPGKGDPLAFPRLTTQCLAEPVERSSAFYERIRTRFLARHTKAKLYIDFPDFLFFRLKPEQASLNGGFGRAYQLDGNDLIIQSAANEAIATEAAETVRDLVERHPDVAEALAIRLKAPESGPWRICGIDSSGFDMISGDLLLRYEFETLAVDADHICSNMTKIAYSIP